A genomic window from Trueperella bialowiezensis includes:
- the metX gene encoding homoserine O-acetyltransferase MetX, giving the protein MTHINSPASAPSAAHPAYLVGYPPLTPVTDAAPVGDYDTGYHPPLVRKPVPATGAWLPGDDPGEREFASIGPVELELGGRIPDVTLAYETWGTLNADGTNAVLLCHALTGDSHATSKDGTDGWWHDIVGPGKAIDTDRWYVVCPNVLGGCQGSTGPASIAPDGKPWGSRWPEITIRDMCYAEKRLADQLGITRWALVAGASFGGNRVMEWAASYPQMTGAIAVLVSAAATTAEQIAYAKTQIQAVQLDPFFNGGDYYSQPDNHGPHRGLGLARELAHITYRCPTEFDERFGRTPQEGEDPLAGGRYAVSSYLDHHAYKLALRFDANSYIAISQSMITHDIGRGRGGTAKVVASLTMPALVVAVDTDRLFYPRDVEALADALPGSGPAVYVTSDYGHDGFLIENDQVTRILRDFLDDQERFTD; this is encoded by the coding sequence ATGACGCACATCAACTCACCTGCTAGCGCACCAAGTGCAGCTCACCCGGCCTATCTGGTCGGATACCCGCCGCTCACGCCCGTCACGGACGCTGCGCCAGTCGGCGACTATGACACCGGCTACCATCCCCCGCTCGTCCGCAAACCCGTGCCCGCAACCGGAGCATGGCTCCCAGGCGATGACCCCGGCGAACGCGAATTCGCCAGCATCGGCCCGGTCGAACTTGAACTCGGCGGGCGAATCCCTGACGTCACTCTCGCCTACGAAACGTGGGGAACCCTCAACGCGGACGGCACGAACGCCGTCCTGCTCTGCCACGCACTCACCGGCGACTCCCACGCCACCTCAAAGGACGGCACGGACGGCTGGTGGCACGACATCGTCGGCCCGGGCAAAGCCATCGACACCGACCGGTGGTACGTGGTGTGCCCGAACGTGCTCGGCGGCTGCCAGGGGTCGACCGGCCCGGCGTCGATCGCTCCGGATGGCAAACCGTGGGGATCCCGCTGGCCCGAGATCACGATTCGCGACATGTGCTACGCCGAAAAGCGGCTTGCCGATCAGCTCGGCATCACCCGCTGGGCGCTCGTGGCCGGCGCCTCGTTCGGCGGCAACCGGGTGATGGAATGGGCGGCTTCCTATCCGCAGATGACGGGCGCAATCGCCGTGCTCGTGTCAGCCGCAGCAACGACGGCGGAGCAGATCGCCTACGCGAAAACACAGATTCAGGCAGTCCAGCTCGACCCGTTCTTCAACGGTGGCGACTACTACTCCCAACCCGATAACCACGGCCCCCACCGCGGGCTCGGGTTGGCGCGCGAACTCGCACACATCACCTACCGTTGTCCTACCGAATTTGATGAGCGCTTCGGGCGCACCCCGCAAGAAGGTGAAGACCCTCTGGCCGGCGGACGTTACGCCGTCTCTTCATATTTGGATCACCACGCATACAAGTTAGCGCTGCGTTTCGACGCGAATTCTTATATTGCGATTTCGCAGTCAATGATCACTCATGACATTGGGCGTGGACGTGGAGGCACCGCTAAAGTCGTGGCCTCGCTGACGATGCCTGCGCTCGTGGTAGCCGTTGACACCGACCGGCTGTTTTATCCGCGCGATGTTGAAGCCCTCGCCGATGCGCTGCCCGGGTCCGGCCCGGCCGTCTACGTTACCTCTGACTACGGACACGACGGCTTCCTCATCGAAAACGACCAAGTCACCCGCATACTGCGCGACTTCCTCGATGACCAGGAACGGTTTACTGATTAG
- a CDS encoding amino acid permease, whose amino-acid sequence MATPSGTTASGLKRGLHARHLNMIAIGGAIGTGLFVASGATISQAGPGGALVAYALIGMMVFFLMQSLGEMATYLPVSGSFEEYGTRFVSPSFGFATGWNYWYNWAITVAAELVAAAIVMQYWFPDVPSWVWSLGFLALLFTLNAISVRGFGESEFWFASIKVVTVIIFLVLGVAMIFGILGGDSVGFQNWTVGEAPFVGGGLGILSVFMIAGFSFQGTEMLGIAAGETEDPEKNIPRATRSVFWRILLFYIGAIAVIGFLIPYTDPALLNPDGDIALSPFTLVFDRVGVAAAASVMNAVILTSVLSAGNSGLYVSTRMLFALAESGKAPRVFASVTKRGVPMAALLATTAVGAFGFFLSLLGSGQAYTWLVNASGLAGFITWVCIAWCHLKFRRAYVAQGGDVKDLPYRAALFPFGPILALLMCIIVILGQNYEALIGNAEFASLLSSYIGLPLFFGLWIGHKLITKAPAVKPEEADLSRDAI is encoded by the coding sequence GTGGCTACCCCGAGCGGTACCACGGCGTCGGGACTGAAGCGTGGCTTGCATGCGCGCCACCTCAACATGATCGCCATTGGCGGTGCGATTGGAACCGGGCTGTTTGTGGCCTCGGGTGCCACGATCTCGCAGGCCGGGCCGGGCGGCGCGCTGGTGGCATACGCCCTGATTGGCATGATGGTGTTCTTCCTCATGCAATCGCTGGGGGAGATGGCCACGTACCTTCCGGTTTCGGGCTCGTTTGAGGAATACGGTACGCGCTTCGTCTCCCCGTCTTTCGGCTTCGCAACAGGCTGGAACTATTGGTATAACTGGGCGATCACGGTGGCTGCTGAGCTGGTTGCTGCCGCGATCGTTATGCAGTATTGGTTCCCGGACGTGCCGAGCTGGGTGTGGTCGCTTGGCTTCCTTGCGCTGCTATTCACACTCAACGCGATTTCTGTGCGCGGGTTTGGGGAGAGCGAGTTCTGGTTCGCCTCAATCAAGGTGGTCACGGTGATCATCTTCCTCGTGTTAGGCGTGGCGATGATCTTCGGGATCCTCGGCGGAGATTCGGTCGGTTTCCAGAACTGGACTGTTGGCGAAGCGCCGTTCGTGGGCGGCGGGCTTGGCATTCTGTCCGTGTTCATGATCGCCGGCTTCTCCTTCCAAGGCACCGAAATGTTGGGTATTGCGGCCGGTGAAACTGAAGATCCGGAGAAGAACATTCCGCGCGCTACCCGCTCGGTCTTTTGGCGTATTCTCCTGTTCTACATTGGCGCCATCGCGGTGATCGGCTTCCTCATTCCGTACACCGATCCTGCACTCCTCAACCCGGATGGCGACATCGCGCTGTCCCCGTTCACCCTCGTGTTCGACCGTGTGGGTGTGGCCGCGGCCGCTTCGGTGATGAACGCCGTCATCCTCACCTCTGTGCTCTCGGCAGGTAACTCGGGCCTCTACGTGTCCACCCGCATGCTGTTCGCGCTTGCCGAATCGGGCAAGGCGCCGCGCGTGTTCGCGAGCGTCACGAAGCGCGGCGTGCCGATGGCTGCGCTGTTGGCGACGACGGCGGTGGGCGCGTTCGGTTTCTTCCTCTCCTTGCTTGGTTCGGGGCAGGCTTACACATGGCTGGTCAACGCTTCGGGCTTGGCCGGTTTCATTACGTGGGTGTGTATTGCGTGGTGTCATCTGAAGTTCCGCCGTGCCTACGTGGCCCAGGGCGGTGACGTCAAGGATCTTCCGTACCGGGCAGCGCTCTTCCCGTTCGGCCCGATCCTCGCGCTACTCATGTGCATCATCGTGATCTTGGGGCAGAACTACGAGGCACTCATCGGCAACGCCGAGTTCGCATCGCTGCTGTCGTCATACATTGGTCTGCCGTTGTTCTTCGGCCTGTGGATCGGCCACAAGCTCATCACGAAAGCTCCGGCTGTGAAACCGGAAGAGGCTGACCTCAGCCGCGACGCCATCTAA
- the dacB gene encoding D-alanyl-D-alanine carboxypeptidase/D-alanyl-D-alanine endopeptidase has product MAQNLAPSHAHLAMVGRNLWEDGRVWKKVTVGIAVVAVGGYAFADAWDLVPGPLTTKPEPAEPLDYPTIAEYGPATPVTDAASVDPPEQSVKPPAAEQVDELIAALASDQRNTGRTAVIIADALTGEPIATREADRPALPASNMKIVTAAAALHKLGPETTLPTVASLTDGTVHLVGGGDVLMTGGKGDPQATIGRAGLADLAEATAAALKDRGATAVNVQVDSSLFSGPQYFTDIEGADRGYVMELRPIAIDRGRITGQGYLPNPDLEAGKEFAERLRENGIEVGTVERAAAPQEAAELARVESAPVRELVDHMLTVSDNSVAEVLGHLVGIEAGKGGTFAGSSEAIMDALNELGVRTDGVVLGDASGLSEMNRLTANSLHDVLNHTWECDACTLAALPAGLPVGGLDGTLSNRFHATEIPGQVRAKTGTLVKAISLSGYMRTNSGYPLTFVILMDELEEGTAPASRALQDEFLDKLAAL; this is encoded by the coding sequence ATGGCTCAGAATTTGGCGCCAAGCCACGCACATTTGGCCATGGTTGGCCGTAACCTGTGGGAAGATGGCCGAGTGTGGAAGAAAGTTACTGTTGGCATCGCCGTCGTCGCGGTAGGCGGCTACGCCTTTGCTGACGCGTGGGATCTTGTGCCAGGGCCGCTCACAACTAAGCCGGAGCCTGCTGAGCCTCTTGATTACCCGACTATTGCCGAATACGGGCCTGCTACGCCGGTCACGGATGCGGCGTCGGTGGATCCCCCGGAGCAATCCGTCAAACCGCCGGCTGCCGAGCAGGTTGACGAACTGATCGCCGCGTTGGCGTCGGACCAGCGCAACACGGGCCGAACGGCGGTCATCATCGCCGATGCGCTGACTGGTGAGCCGATTGCGACCAGGGAGGCGGATCGGCCGGCCCTTCCGGCGTCGAACATGAAAATCGTGACGGCTGCGGCCGCCCTGCACAAACTCGGCCCGGAAACAACCCTGCCCACGGTTGCGTCGCTGACGGACGGGACCGTACACCTGGTAGGTGGCGGTGACGTGCTGATGACCGGCGGTAAGGGTGATCCGCAGGCGACGATCGGGCGTGCTGGTCTTGCCGATCTTGCGGAAGCGACGGCGGCCGCGCTCAAGGACCGCGGAGCTACGGCTGTGAACGTGCAGGTTGATTCGTCGCTGTTTTCCGGCCCGCAGTATTTTACGGATATTGAGGGGGCTGACCGCGGTTACGTCATGGAACTGCGTCCGATCGCGATTGATCGCGGCCGGATCACTGGTCAGGGTTACCTGCCGAATCCCGACCTCGAGGCCGGGAAGGAATTTGCTGAGCGGCTCCGCGAGAACGGGATCGAGGTTGGCACTGTTGAGCGAGCTGCCGCCCCGCAGGAGGCCGCCGAGCTAGCGCGCGTGGAGTCGGCGCCGGTGCGCGAACTGGTGGATCACATGCTCACCGTGTCAGATAATTCCGTTGCTGAGGTACTTGGTCACCTTGTGGGGATCGAGGCCGGAAAGGGCGGTACATTTGCCGGTAGTTCGGAAGCGATCATGGACGCGCTGAACGAACTGGGTGTGCGGACCGACGGCGTCGTGCTCGGCGATGCTTCGGGGCTGTCGGAGATGAACCGGCTGACCGCGAACTCACTCCACGACGTGTTAAACCACACGTGGGAATGTGACGCGTGTACGCTGGCTGCGCTGCCGGCGGGGCTGCCCGTTGGCGGGCTGGATGGCACGTTGAGCAATCGTTTTCATGCCACGGAGATTCCCGGCCAGGTACGGGCGAAGACGGGCACGCTCGTGAAGGCGATCTCGCTGTCGGGATACATGCGAACTAATTCGGGCTATCCGCTCACGTTCGTCATCCTCATGGACGAGCTCGAGGAAGGTACGGCGCCTGCTTCCCGCGCGCTCCAGGACGAGTTCTTGGACAAGCTTGCGGCTCTATAG
- a CDS encoding alpha/beta hydrolase, whose translation MTWIPDPLGAGFYHRFISLHDDQFGPNRACLVTYLPDQRPVSPSPVAGAAPVAVPRPKEPFAVLALHGWNDYFYHYEFAHQITALGGHFYALDLRKYGRAHLEGQMWGYVEDLSTYDEEISAALDLIYDAHGLGVPVFLYGHSTGGLTATLWANRHPGVLRGLVLNSPWLELQAATAVRQAGQPLLDALHKMVPTAALPISDDGFYQRLVTGWMSEEERAEFRERQHAAGQPDDADPFFREGGWNPNPDYRHYPTFPIRPGWLRAILNGHEKVAGGLAIDCPILVLTSARTHFSDTWSDAMRRADTVLDVEQIWKRVPGLGAVTTLVKLEDAIHDVLLSRGSVCHQAYWHIGHFLGQYLGA comes from the coding sequence ATGACGTGGATTCCCGATCCCCTCGGTGCTGGCTTCTACCATCGTTTTATCTCGCTTCATGACGACCAGTTCGGTCCTAACCGCGCATGCCTCGTCACCTACCTCCCGGACCAACGGCCGGTAAGCCCGAGCCCAGTTGCAGGCGCCGCCCCGGTGGCTGTTCCACGCCCGAAAGAACCGTTTGCCGTACTGGCCTTGCACGGCTGGAACGATTACTTCTACCACTACGAATTCGCCCACCAAATAACCGCGCTCGGCGGCCACTTTTACGCTCTCGACCTGCGCAAATATGGGCGGGCACACCTCGAGGGTCAGATGTGGGGATACGTGGAAGACCTGTCCACATACGACGAAGAGATCAGCGCCGCCCTCGATCTCATCTATGACGCACACGGGCTGGGCGTACCGGTTTTCCTTTACGGGCACTCGACCGGCGGGCTTACGGCCACCCTGTGGGCGAACCGCCACCCGGGAGTGTTGCGCGGGCTCGTGTTAAATTCGCCGTGGCTCGAATTGCAGGCAGCTACGGCGGTGCGACAGGCCGGCCAGCCACTGCTTGACGCCCTCCACAAAATGGTTCCCACCGCCGCACTACCTATTTCTGACGACGGGTTTTACCAGCGGCTCGTGACCGGCTGGATGAGCGAAGAGGAACGGGCAGAGTTCCGCGAGCGCCAACATGCAGCGGGGCAGCCCGACGACGCCGATCCGTTCTTCCGCGAAGGTGGCTGGAATCCTAATCCGGACTACCGCCACTACCCGACCTTCCCCATCCGCCCGGGTTGGTTGCGTGCAATCCTCAACGGGCATGAAAAAGTGGCGGGCGGCTTGGCGATCGACTGCCCCATTTTGGTGTTGACGAGTGCACGCACTCATTTTTCTGACACGTGGAGCGACGCGATGCGCCGCGCCGACACCGTGCTCGACGTGGAACAAATCTGGAAGCGCGTGCCTGGGCTGGGTGCGGTCACCACGCTCGTCAAGCTCGAGGATGCGATCCACGACGTGCTGCTGTCACGAGGAAGCGTATGCCACCAGGCCTACTGGCATATCGGCCATTTTCTTGGCCAGTACCTGGGCGCATAG
- a CDS encoding C40 family peptidase translates to MAWTRKSLVLIAVAGLAGSMVMPASADPVTEDDIERARANVERTERSLVDVELEVAALSADLNELSNSAAQAQAAALEAQADLAESISAAMDAQDKANEALADLDKARKELGGVSQAMYQNSAGELTQSYYVFGAKSMEDANKRQQAYSAVANQVDSKVKKFRALEEVARVMQTEADDAAAAQAEAAQAVQETADEAQRLADQQAALVTSANEQRASLAAELAAHRGTTAELEQQRLDQLEAERAAKAEEEAARVLAQAEAENQARLAAQAQQAPAPAPAPAPAPAPAPAPAPAPAPAPAPAPAPAPAPAPAPAPAPAPAPAPAPAPAPAPAPAPKPKPRPAPKPAPAPPQGTNGQAVVNFARQFEGSPYVWGGTSPTAGWDCVGFVWYVYRNFGYTTPRRTGQYVNQFWSGYRQVPASQAQPGDVLWWPGHVGLYTGNGMHIAAWNPSWGTQERAVWGNPVYLRVL, encoded by the coding sequence GTGGCCTGGACACGAAAGTCACTAGTTCTCATCGCAGTGGCAGGCCTCGCAGGCTCGATGGTGATGCCGGCGTCGGCTGATCCCGTCACTGAAGACGACATCGAGCGGGCACGCGCAAACGTCGAACGCACAGAGCGTTCTCTCGTTGACGTTGAACTGGAAGTAGCTGCGTTATCTGCAGACCTCAACGAGCTGTCAAACTCAGCCGCCCAAGCACAGGCCGCGGCGCTTGAAGCCCAAGCGGATCTTGCTGAATCCATTTCGGCGGCGATGGACGCACAGGACAAGGCGAACGAAGCACTCGCAGATCTTGACAAAGCGCGTAAAGAACTCGGCGGAGTCTCGCAGGCGATGTACCAAAACTCCGCTGGAGAACTCACGCAGTCATACTACGTTTTCGGTGCCAAGTCGATGGAGGACGCCAATAAGCGCCAGCAGGCATACTCTGCGGTAGCGAACCAGGTGGACTCGAAGGTCAAGAAGTTCCGCGCACTCGAAGAAGTCGCGCGGGTCATGCAAACCGAGGCCGACGACGCCGCAGCCGCCCAAGCCGAGGCCGCTCAGGCTGTACAAGAAACGGCTGACGAGGCCCAGCGCCTTGCTGACCAGCAGGCAGCGCTCGTTACCAGTGCTAACGAACAGCGAGCATCACTGGCTGCTGAACTTGCCGCTCATCGGGGCACAACCGCCGAACTCGAGCAACAGCGTTTGGACCAGCTCGAAGCAGAGCGCGCCGCCAAAGCTGAAGAAGAGGCCGCGCGCGTGCTTGCTCAAGCAGAAGCAGAAAATCAGGCACGGCTAGCTGCACAGGCACAGCAGGCTCCGGCACCTGCTCCGGCTCCCGCGCCTGCTCCGGCGCCGGCACCGGCTCCCGCGCCTGCTCCGGCGCCGGCACCTGCACCGGCACCCGCACCAGCACCAGCTCCTGCACCGGCACCCGCACCTGCGCCTGCTCCGGCGCCAGCACCCGCGCCAGCACCAGCGCCTGCACCGGCACCCGCTCCGAAGCCGAAGCCACGGCCAGCGCCGAAGCCAGCGCCGGCACCACCGCAGGGTACGAATGGTCAGGCTGTTGTTAACTTTGCTCGCCAGTTCGAAGGATCCCCCTACGTGTGGGGTGGTACCTCGCCTACGGCGGGATGGGACTGCGTCGGGTTCGTATGGTACGTCTACCGCAACTTTGGCTACACCACTCCGCGGCGAACCGGCCAGTACGTGAACCAGTTCTGGAGCGGATACAGGCAGGTGCCTGCGTCCCAGGCTCAGCCCGGTGACGTGCTGTGGTGGCCCGGTCACGTTGGCCTGTACACGGGTAATGGCATGCACATCGCAGCGTGGAACCCGTCGTGGGGCACTCAGGAACGTGCAGTGTGGGGCAACCCGGTTTACCTGCGCGTGCTCTAA
- the tilS gene encoding tRNA lysidine(34) synthetase TilS gives MSFPPPALTAARHEMTEALAAIPDGGAVLLAVSGGSDSMALTKVAMWAARGRIEVFSATIDHGLRPESEAEALAVDNYLQRVVDQSIITRVKPEGGDGPEGNARAARYARLAEIARAAGKMIASRHAGWDPRGLLEQWTAWPDAPIPVLLGHTSDDQAETVLMGLGRGSGARSIAGMRQIDSLPGHPDVPMMRPYLKLRRHELRTVCRELDLPWVDDPTNDIDGDWRAADGTPLRRSAIRHTVIPALEQALGGGVTDALFRTAAMAQEDDEFLSSLANAIAHDICEPGEGGVVVLPCERLANYPRPLRTRVLREVVASVGKRPGDLVYWHVDALDRLVIGEDNKLHIDLPGAFARRESDLLTIAPARGANNTPE, from the coding sequence ATGTCGTTCCCGCCCCCGGCGCTGACTGCCGCCCGGCACGAGATGACTGAAGCGCTCGCCGCGATTCCCGACGGCGGGGCGGTGCTTCTTGCCGTGTCCGGCGGCTCGGATTCGATGGCGCTAACGAAGGTGGCGATGTGGGCCGCTCGCGGACGTATTGAAGTCTTCAGCGCCACAATTGATCACGGGCTGCGCCCAGAATCGGAGGCGGAAGCGCTCGCGGTGGATAACTACCTGCAACGGGTGGTGGATCAATCGATCATCACGCGCGTCAAACCTGAAGGCGGCGATGGTCCGGAGGGGAATGCGCGGGCGGCGCGTTACGCTCGGCTGGCGGAGATCGCCCGGGCGGCCGGCAAAATGATTGCTTCGCGGCACGCCGGTTGGGATCCGCGCGGTCTGCTCGAGCAGTGGACGGCGTGGCCGGATGCGCCGATCCCGGTGCTACTCGGCCACACGTCGGACGACCAGGCAGAGACCGTGCTTATGGGACTCGGGCGCGGGTCAGGCGCGAGGTCGATTGCTGGCATGCGCCAAATCGATTCTCTGCCTGGCCATCCGGATGTGCCGATGATGCGCCCCTATCTCAAACTGCGCCGTCATGAGCTTCGCACGGTTTGCCGGGAACTTGACCTGCCGTGGGTGGACGATCCCACGAATGACATCGACGGCGATTGGCGGGCTGCCGATGGCACGCCGCTGCGCCGTAGCGCGATCCGCCACACTGTCATCCCCGCACTTGAACAAGCTTTGGGCGGGGGAGTCACGGACGCCTTGTTCCGCACGGCCGCGATGGCGCAGGAAGACGACGAGTTCCTCTCCTCACTGGCGAACGCGATCGCCCACGATATTTGCGAACCGGGCGAGGGCGGCGTCGTCGTTCTTCCGTGCGAACGCCTGGCGAACTATCCGCGTCCGCTGCGCACTCGTGTGCTACGTGAAGTCGTGGCAAGTGTGGGTAAAAGGCCGGGGGACCTCGTTTACTGGCATGTCGATGCACTTGATAGGCTCGTCATTGGAGAGGACAATAAGCTACATATCGACCTGCCGGGTGCCTTCGCTCGCAGGGAGTCCGATCTTTTAACCATCGCACCGGCTCGCGGCGCGAACAACACACCGGAGTGA
- a CDS encoding zinc-dependent metalloprotease, with the protein MKNSGRRIHPGKIRALSRVLSGGGPALPEAKASATVDTLRTQARRAPELVAQITELEDAAKVAAQAEVLVVDRATWAGGAAASIAAMLPPEDSPVGTPELGLALVAFAPRILGQYDPYSAPDSPGRLYLVAPNIADFRAAYDLDQRDLARWVAVHELTHAVQFAAAPWLREAVVERVAKILRLGEGDEPDTPESDAAGEQLFSEVKAIMTLLEGHAEYVMNNVPRQRMPGRDRIVEAMTDRRTPKNPLIAFLSKKLGVAEKLAQYTGGEKFVAAVVDAAGMDGFNRVFEREENLPTSHELESPAAWVARVIGQDA; encoded by the coding sequence ATGAAGAATTCTGGACGTCGCATTCATCCCGGTAAGATTCGAGCGCTGTCGCGAGTGTTGTCTGGTGGCGGGCCGGCGTTACCTGAGGCGAAGGCGAGCGCAACTGTTGATACGCTCCGCACCCAGGCCCGGCGTGCCCCGGAGCTCGTTGCACAGATTACCGAGCTGGAAGATGCGGCGAAGGTCGCGGCTCAAGCTGAGGTGCTTGTGGTTGATCGGGCCACGTGGGCGGGTGGCGCTGCGGCGTCGATCGCGGCAATGTTGCCACCGGAAGATAGCCCGGTAGGTACGCCAGAGTTGGGCCTTGCGTTGGTGGCGTTCGCTCCGCGGATCCTTGGGCAGTACGATCCTTATTCGGCGCCGGATTCGCCGGGGCGCCTATACTTGGTGGCGCCTAATATTGCTGATTTTCGTGCGGCCTACGATCTCGATCAGCGTGATCTTGCCCGCTGGGTGGCAGTTCACGAACTGACGCATGCCGTGCAGTTCGCGGCCGCTCCGTGGTTGCGCGAGGCGGTCGTGGAGCGCGTGGCTAAGATTTTACGGCTTGGCGAGGGCGATGAGCCCGATACTCCGGAGTCCGACGCCGCCGGCGAGCAACTGTTCAGCGAGGTCAAGGCGATCATGACACTGTTGGAGGGGCACGCCGAGTACGTGATGAACAACGTGCCCCGCCAGCGTATGCCCGGCCGGGACCGGATCGTGGAAGCGATGACTGATCGGCGCACGCCCAAAAATCCGCTGATCGCGTTCCTATCTAAGAAGCTGGGCGTGGCGGAGAAGCTCGCGCAGTATACGGGCGGGGAGAAGTTCGTGGCGGCCGTCGTGGACGCCGCTGGTATGGACGGCTTTAACCGCGTGTTTGAGCGTGAAGAGAATTTGCCGACGTCGCACGAGCTTGAATCGCCCGCAGCTTGGGTGGCGCGCGTGATCGGGCAGGATGCGTAA
- a CDS encoding inorganic diphosphatase, with protein sequence MDFDVTIEIPKGNRNKYEVDHKTGRIRLDRMLFTSTRYPDDYGFIDGTLGEDGDPLDALVLLDEPTFPGCVIRCRALGMFRMKDEAGGDDKVICVPVGDQRASWRTELEDISEFHRLEIQHFFEVYKDLEPGKSVEGAHWVGREETEEEIRNSFQRAIDTGYYKDNPHGLPPQ encoded by the coding sequence ATGGACTTTGACGTCACAATTGAGATCCCGAAGGGCAACCGTAACAAGTACGAGGTCGATCACAAGACTGGTCGTATTCGACTTGACCGCATGCTCTTCACCTCAACAAGATATCCGGATGACTATGGCTTCATCGATGGCACGCTAGGAGAAGACGGCGATCCGCTGGACGCCCTTGTCCTCCTTGACGAGCCCACATTCCCCGGTTGTGTGATCCGCTGCCGAGCTCTTGGCATGTTCCGCATGAAAGATGAGGCCGGCGGCGACGACAAGGTAATCTGCGTGCCGGTTGGCGATCAGCGCGCGTCGTGGCGCACTGAACTGGAAGACATTTCTGAATTCCACCGTCTTGAGATCCAGCACTTCTTCGAGGTGTACAAGGATCTCGAACCAGGAAAGTCTGTTGAAGGCGCACACTGGGTAGGCCGTGAAGAGACGGAAGAAGAAATCCGCAACTCTTTCCAGCGCGCCATTGACACCGGGTACTACAAGGACAACCCGCACGGGCTTCCTCCACAGTAA
- the hpt gene encoding hypoxanthine phosphoribosyltransferase, translating into MRLEDCKDDIVNVLISEEEIKQRMAEMGREISEDYRGKPLLLVGVLRGAIMVMADLSREISVPLQMDWMAVSSYGAATKSSGVVRILKDLNTDITDMDVLIVEDIIDSGLTLDYLKHNLESRGPNSVRIATFLRKPDVQKVDVPVDYVGFDIPNEFVVGYGLDYAEDYRHLTFVGTLAPHVYGG; encoded by the coding sequence ATGAGGCTCGAAGATTGCAAGGATGACATCGTTAACGTGCTGATCTCTGAGGAGGAGATTAAGCAGCGTATGGCCGAGATGGGCCGGGAAATCAGTGAGGACTATCGCGGTAAACCGCTGCTGCTTGTTGGCGTGTTGCGTGGGGCGATCATGGTGATGGCTGATCTGTCTCGGGAGATTTCGGTTCCGTTGCAGATGGACTGGATGGCCGTGTCCTCGTATGGGGCGGCAACGAAGTCGTCGGGTGTGGTGCGGATTTTGAAGGATCTGAACACGGACATCACGGATATGGATGTGCTCATTGTTGAGGACATCATCGACTCCGGGCTCACGCTGGATTATCTGAAGCACAATTTGGAAAGCCGTGGCCCGAATTCGGTGCGGATCGCCACGTTCCTGCGTAAGCCGGACGTGCAAAAGGTGGATGTGCCGGTCGATTATGTAGGATTTGATATTCCAAATGAATTTGTTGTGGGCTACGGCCTCGACTATGCGGAGGACTACCGCCATCTGACGTTCGTCGGTACGCTCGCTCCGCACGTTTACGGAGGTTAA